The Euwallacea similis isolate ESF13 chromosome 18, ESF131.1, whole genome shotgun sequence genome contains a region encoding:
- the LOC136414896 gene encoding titin homolog → MVNSGSFDSADGNRNGKIRSTQAGDAALGSQATNSIDAACKSDSSKSADEDLPSEEPAIEPTPSKTEINSVLPRKNAFPSNAGQDTTSEGFPSEKTENAENKCLADGSEIKTKNTRKLLCLYCDRTFVSANLRQKHVERVHSVKSARRVSARRQNALSTTPCDHCDKLNSAEHTLNDLFQHLVQEHATKYFGCLPCNERFLTSVHLADHYTSHHVVENNVLPAASPIVAAQPSEMPHKLTRSKLRSRKEEPVLAEKKPKLKNVRTKKVSLKSSKIALKRSKRIQQQAKEQELSKKKRRERRIPSASKVEAASNSKQSPDKPKSSSVNPYPEFDCFYRVKKITDHSIDNLKISSLTFDDVFDKAFFNRIKCNIEENLLHHIDGKLFKNEESESRISNFEKVTLVTQELPNPNADNFGCEISLNAITPAPSISLNPQFGEDFEAQIEYGSKPSKKKTQIKSDEVHYKYFTRRKYQASILQQKENRDLSKLDMWTQMVVKERQQGILDKKKSAKETQEYISGEEYKNKLKKQELNKILDRRGPFEDLKEEASKKAAFDKLTSTSGNYVSEEVFTDVREIINELLNKVFDVVKEVEDPVESSTKVIDQREIPAYLDLRRKTSSTHEEIDKSDKIALICSSQETENFELPTNSVRAKNEFVELTGEWARSRMYICAACGGKFSNMKYMLDHKSLFHPSVWVQHYEFVGNQGELYRHLSIPGLGKVGVVEETIPCKQWKRSDSRTCSKCGKNCNSLGELHRHVLECGGDWTWLLARKKYKYRPFGAKARRKRSGFEPKIQPKRKTEPTEKKISKKPVEGPRQRPSDADTIQRMLANLPAKRSRRCIVSLSDVLFKSRKKKKGNNKKPPTSVKCGKKIRNKPQLEPGKVNANQQRNCRSLRSFNKVLASRILDLNSSILVKRKMKHIVKTNVKSKINFTNNKEDSLEEDRKARRLPKKDLIAVEQSPDANKAKPKRMLTSHLNIKNFFPVKKKSVRSVKKSSEEVLTEKQNDINLHLGNLKNKKGGLKGFVRGLSLRKRSSRGEQIVTAVVESERSSRSKAKESPVLSEASEEVESKKRKLKRSFRNVFNKVKKLQQQKSSTKLLEGVNNSDLQPFLEEKEPVKVAVPAEVKEPPQGPGMSLVPIAGECTENPPIPETIFNLENNEEKSMQAKGNFDDDLMKPLSLEKLEGTTIDTSVKPKNIPAVSPNVKRKIRKPSRGLNDCIAMLTSKLQQKDDKKSSSLESLFSTSSTTSVELRPNENFTQRVPKEMASAGKPACEFSGVEEATNVTEEVPNVEETALDLSKKPVVTRAKNDALPPLLTSWTSVDSIIQQVVQNCDNSKSNVEQTIDSVVSSSLDWYESNSASAPVKLKQFRKSKRKRRSDDNLITNIIFGKDKLIIAPSKADFEDPLIAKIKQNEFKKSLSMIPSKAPSQEVDVLDKSIKIAKVKKPRSIAKKVIETDIDGCLNIQEIPDEDPGIRTLNLDVQISTHNEPIVMENKAIVKPISDSDDEVPLAVLVNTKEEENTNGSLKTLDINEGNLSGNVPYKDGKVDRNGETLETGNTDSLKENVQSKVKALKTVKKRKRKPLNGRKRLRDKNTTSSLSPEVAQAKNGIFALMEPGIAESAEAAKSCAMEETPMKLLNSQRTRRKSKSSKKIENIENDLFKNFALVINKKTKRIPPTSIVDDSVSDDILDSGALSKITKPDEVKSVEMLNDSVEEMDMEIEDIPMSTSIIERDNEQISALLDQPTPIEVKIEPLPLSLVIEVASPKEFEAPLKESTPKKPATDAHERVSEVIQESPEAKDVSSMDLAGEVPQDATDLETVQAQDNELFEKPLKSPSKRSTRKNKKATEPVEAVPPQDYLNGAMEDSGFVDKIQDYQESSGIVGCEESGPMAECLEEPAVKNVVENGSSGTNILLSPVNEAPSCDDNLVSENVDLAGPAKTSLESPLCEIVPLKQLELMAFKVGDFAEIPKLVVDIHHADQIDPKLEEYLVKHRSIESEIHPNDNRDTLDAPTVEINQSEAPKEETGVVMELSLEEEEAAVRYHGRIRKSVNYNEETLVNVSEIKEGAEDISPVECSIIKKDAEESVEDICEDIIGSSLVSSTNLNKALPEGEKSSLSEEEVNTFPLLDQAEVEVFQKINKRRRSQKAKNNMDLDIANIIDADDESAHRRSSRKRRFLRDKVEDVDSLTDKSIGEETVELVSESSNREQLVATKPEGDNPTDNGEEVALSESQERQVELAKLNIKDLLFSSFAPTYLDSKQEDLSQSKQDESSLSKLKEKDKPSNKKSVLSKKMSISNLENVLSTFTKNNTSEGLFQDIPPLTEIITNSEMDIAPVLDEIDKSLESEGIYDFYDDSAKSRLPEEDFKESKRKPRSAKLKARENIQEEVLSESETCSIKTKKIKRKFSEVEESPKEPVLSPAVDATDEPRRSRRGSRKVASYNENDLIDPIIDALENRRNRPRKENKAPKKPEALEAEPKPKLSSEELFDLLKKSSFENESVLTSKPISAFSEVLNEDSSNSASRGLTDGDFDVQESLSESGKTQYANKIYEFTEDSPENSTKDFFGINKKYHKLDNNDTSSLAEKKEEKNYCEICKKSFIRLENLVKHKTTLTHISKLSELEAKEAEEKARLEKENIAQAPEGENLRKFMSITDILQTSDRSEMKFPETSPALTNSNSLKLVDIISDVLNKPVTDDFKRIDKEGFNDRNESLDGSRRYKSLGERKSFESDQLSHSHYLPPTLTQTTILENQINLLENIIGTNLANTSFAVDETSNISNISDELSNHDDFVKPSQYEEISEDSKITEEQNKRKILNRDEELFLECCSLLKSGSEVSNSNYSKKPVDDVKGDESKLVQAAEDAHEYSDNSRTPTPLGDTFDDDASNSNTISSNWHLNSENQQNQSYSFEEVKSKEEAGITFSEVLTQGLRNQFQGLSKMCDSFEGSLNDLAQERKEDSDGSKVATKGARKVYEGLKVSIPTEDINLDVLNGSKKSLSAEEDIKTKTRKSKPVKKAQVGINLLFKINKKKLTPSEKQQDIYNFDESAIEHSDLFAQGNDEKNLSDNESLGYADSIGADAKSLSSASSISALSAKKPEPSPENITKKKYKIMGKIFKNAARSKIEDEVEAELRNIPEIPEMDNLELVENYVRSCQRVKSPFLPPPPPPPLEDLPKKPKMTEEEMNLLFDRLIGKDISEKPTDKGTVNKQPPVKANKSSEGKKRAIKGKARKRARANSESSGDEFNISKTTKKRSKKNNEEDSGINLELELKECIGVASRKSQRTCTSGKQNILVEYWSSDEEAFEAMLENNRIPSVKRAVELEPKPPPETAIVTTPVENLAKPKLTKKKPQHLRKKPKVSNNPEGNSSSNPASNRRKRTAANPLYHWSSSSEDESQSLIEIKPIREEDDYDEDRPVQHGWIVGDSPKKLVTMLALTKGKKSDVVSVKEQGKKRTSNAAS, encoded by the exons TCCCCAGTGCAAGCAAAGTTGAAGCCGCCTCGAATTCGAAGCAAAGTCCAGATAAGCCTAAGAGCTCTTCTGTGAACCCCTATCCGGAATTCGATTGCTTCTATAGGGTGAAGAAGATCACTGACCATTCCATCGACAACCTTAAGATAAGCTCTCTAACTTTCGACGACGTTTTTGATAAGGCGTTTTTCAACAGGATCAAGTGCAATATTGAAGAGAATCTATTACATCACATTGATGGTAAACTGTTCAAGAACGAGGAGTCGGAAAGtagaatatcaaatttcgagAAAGTGACACTGGTCACTCAAGAACTGCCCAACCCCAATGCAGACAATTTTGGATGCGAAATTTCGCTTAACGCCATCACTCCAGCCCCTTCAATATCCTTAAATCCTCAATTTGGGGAAGATTTCGAGGCCCAAATTGAGTACGGCTCCAAACCGTCGAAGAAGAAAACTCAAATCAAAAGCGACGAAGTGCACTACAAATACTTCACTAGAAGGAAATATCAAGCGAGCATCTTGCAGCAAAAGGAAAATAgggatttgagcaaattggATATGTGGACACAGATGGTGGTCAAAGAGCGACAGCAGGGCATTCTGGACAAGAAAAAGAGCGCCAAAGAGACGCAAGAATATATTTCAGGGGAGGaatacaaaaacaaacttaaaaagCAAGAGCTCAACAAGATTTTGGACCGGAGGGGCCCGTTCGAGGACCTCAAGGAGGAGGCCAGTAAGAAGGCTGCTTTCGACAAGTTAACTTCTACGTCTGGTAACTACGTCAGCGAAGAAGTGTTTACTGACGTTagggaaataataaatgaattactGAATAAAGTGTTCGATGTCGTAAAAGAAGTTGAGGACCCCGTGGAGTCTTCGACCAAAGTGATTGACCAAAGGGAGATTCCTGCTTACCTAGACTTACGCCGCAAGACCTCTTCCACCCACGAAGAAATAGATAAATCCGACAAAATTGCCTTAATCTGCTCTTCGCAAGAAACCGAAAACTTCGAGCTACCAACCAATTCAGTGCGCGCCAAAAACGAGTTCGTTGAGCTGACAGGAGAGTGGGCCCGGTCCCGAATGTACATATGCGCAGCTTGCGGTGGCAAGTTCTCTAACATGAAATACATGCTCGACCACAAGAGCCTGTTTCATCCCAGCGTGTGGGTGCAGCATTACGAATTCGTGGGCAATCAAGGCGAGCTTTATAGGCACCTGAGCATTCCGGGTTTGGGAAAAGTGGGAGTGGTCGAGGAGACTATTCCCTGCAAGCAATGGAAGCGGAGCGATTCCAGGACATGTTCCAAGTGTGGGAAAAATTGCAATTCATTAGGGGAGCTTCATAGGCACGTGCTGGAATGCGGGGGGGACTGGACGTGGTTATTGGCCAGGAAGAAGTACAAATATAGGCCGTTTGGGGCCAAGGCAAGGAGGAAACGGAGCG GTTTTGAGCCCAAAATCCAGCCTAAACGTAAGACTGAACCCAcagagaagaaaatttcaaaaaagccGGTCGAAGGTCCTAGGCAAAGACCCAGTGATG CCGACACAATTCAAAGAATGCTGGCGAATTTGCCGGCAAAGCGCTCCCGAAGATGTATTGTCTCTCTGTCCGACGTGTTGTTCAAATCtaggaagaagaagaaaggaaATAACAAGAAACCTCCCACCTCTGTGAAATGCGGGAAAAAAATCCGCAACAAACCGCAACTGGAGCCGGGTAAAGTAAACGCAAATCAGCAACGCAACTGCCGCTCTCTTAggagttttaataaagttttagcGAGTAGGATTTTAGACTTAAATTCTTCTATATTAGTCAAACGCAAAATGAAGCATATAGTGAAAACCAATGTTAAgtccaaaattaattttacaaataacaaGGAAGACAGCCTAGAGGAGGATCGCAAGGCCCGCAGATTGCCCAAAAAAGACTTAATTGCAGTGGAGCAGTCGCCAGATGCGAACAAAGCGAAACCAAAACGCATGCTTACAAGCCacttgaatataaaaaatttctttccgGTAAAGAAGAAAAGCGTAAGATCAGTGAAGAAGTCGTCAGAAGAGGTCTTGACTGAAAAGCAAAATGACATCAACTTACATTTAGGAAATCTAAAGAACAAGAAAGGTGGGCTTAAAGGATTCGTCAGGGGGTTGAGCTTGAGGAAAAGGAGCTCTCGCGGTGAGCAAATTGTTACTGCAGTGGTGGAGAGCGAGAGAAGCAGCAGATCAAAAGCTAAGGAGAGTCCAGTTTTGAGTGAAGCCTCTGAGGAAGTTGAATCGAAAAAGCGCAAACTTAAACGCAGCTTTCGGAACGTCTTCAATAAAGTCAAGAAACTTCAACAGCAGAAGTCGTCAACAAAGCTCTTAGAGGGTGTAAATAATAGTGATTTGCAACCTTTTTTAGAAGAGAAAGAGCCAGTAAAAGTGGCAGTTCCCGCAGAGGTCAAGGAACCTCCTCAAGGACCCGGAATGAGTCTTGTCCCTATTGCCGGTGAGTGCACGGAGAATCCTCCTATACCAGAAACCATATTTAACTTGGAGAATAATGAAGAGAAGAGCATGCAAGCCAAGGGCAATTTCGATGACGACTTGATGAAACCGCTTTCATTAGAAAAACTAGAGGGTACAACCATAGACACTTCAGTGAAGCCCAAAAACATACCCGCAGTCTCGCCAAatgtgaaaagaaaaattaggaAACCAAGTAGGGGACTGAACGACTGTATCGCTATGCTGACCAGCAAATTGCAGCAAAAGGACGATAAGAAGTCTTCTTCTTTGGAGAGTTTGTTCAGTACCTCCTCGACGACCAGCGTAGAACTCCGTCCGAACGAAAATTTTACCCAAAGAGTGCCTAAAGAGATGGCAAGTGCAGGAAAACCTGCATGTGAATTTTCAGGTGTGGAGGAGGCTACAAATGTGACCGAAGAAGTTCCAAATGTCGAGGAAACAGCATTGGATTTGAGCAAAAAGCCTGTGGTAACCAGAGCAAAAAACGACGCTTTGCCACCATTATTGACTTCCTGGACTTCCGTGGATAGCATTATTCAACAAGTGGTGCAGAATTGTGATAATTCCAAGAGTAACGTGGAGCAAACCATAGACTCAGTAGTAAGCAGCAGTTTGGATTGGTATGAAAGCAACTCAGCTAGCGCCCCAGTCAAGCTGAAGCAGTTCAGGAAATCTAAAAGGAAAAGGCGCTCAGATGACAATTTGATCACCAACATCATATTCGGCAAAGACAAGCTAATTATCGCGCCTTCAAAGGCAGATTTCGAGGACCCGCTAATAGCTAAGATCAAGCAGAAtgagtttaaaaaatctctatccATGATTCCCAGCAAGGCTCCGTCGCAGGAAGTAGATGTCTTGGATAAGTCGATTAAAATCGCGAAGGTAAAGAAACCACGCAGTATTGCTAAGAAAGTAATCGAAACTGACATTGACGGGTGCCTAAATATCCAAGAAATCCCAGACGAGGATCCAGGCATTAGAACCCTAAACCTAGACGTTCAAATAAGCACCCATAACGAACCTATAGTGATGGAAAACAAGGCCATAGTAAAACCGATAAGCGACTCGGACGACGAAGTCCCGCTAGCGGTGCTAGTTAACACGAAAGAGGAGGAAAATACCAATGGAAGTCTCAAAACTCTGGACATCAACGAGGGCAACCTTAGTGGTAACGTGCCCTACAAAGACGGGAAAGTAGACCGAAACGGGGAGACACTGGAGACTGGAAACACTGACAGTCTAAAGGAAAATGTTCAGAGCAAAGTTAAAGCTCTGAAAACGGTGAAAAAACGGAAGCGAAAACCGCTGAATGGCAGGAAGCGTCTGCGGGATAAGAACACGACCAGCTCACTGAGCCCTGAGGTTGCACAAGCCAAAAACGGAATTTTCGCCTTAATGGAGCCGGGCATTGCGGAGAGCGCTGAGGCGGCTAAGAGCTGCGCGATGGAAGAGACTCCAATGAAGCTTCTGAACTCCCAAAGGACCAGGCGCAAGTCCAAAAGCTCTAAGAAAATTGAGAACATCGAGAATGATCTGTTTAAGAATTTCGCACTGGTCATCAACAAGAAAACCAAGAGAATTCCCCCTACCAGCATCGTGGATGACTCAGTTTCGGACGATATTTTAGACTCAGGAGCATTAAGCAAAATAACCAAACCTGACGAGGTTAAAAGCGTCGAAATGCTGAACGACTCGGTTGAGGAAATGGACATGGAGATTGAGGACATTCCAATGAGCACCAGCATCATCGAGCGGGACAATGAGCAGATCAGTGCTCTGCTGGACCAGCCAACCCCAATTGAAGTGAAAATTGAGCCTTTGCcattaagtcttgtaatagAGGTTGCGTCACCGAAAGAGTTTGAGGCTCCCTTGAAAGAGTCCACACCAAAGAAGCCTGCTACAGACGCTCATGAGAGAGTCAGCGAAGTCATTCAAGAGAGTCCTGAAGCTAAAGACGTTTCTTCTATGGATTTAGCAGGAGAAGTGCCACAAGACGCGACAGATCTCGAAACAGTTCAGGCTCAGGATAATGAGCTATTTGAGAAACCATTGAAATCCCCTAGTAAGAGATCAACACGCAAGAACAAGAAGGCTACAGAGCCAGTGGAAGCAGTCCCGCCACAGGACTATTTGAATGGGGCGATGGAAGACTCAGGATTTGTGGACAAAATCCAAGACTATCAGGAAAGCTCGGGTATAGTTGGATGTGAAGAATCTGGACCTATGGCAGAATGCCTGGAAGAGCCTGCTGTGAAGAACGTTGTTGAGAATGGCTCCTCTGGGACAAACATCCTTTTAAGTCCTGTCAATGAAGCACCCTCATGTGATGACAATTTGGTCAGTGAAAACGTCGACTTGGCCGGTCCTGCAAAGACGAGCCTGGAAAGCCCTCTCTGCGAAATCGTTCCGCTAAAACAGTTAGAGTTGATGGCGTTTAAAGTAGGGGATTTTGCCGAAATTCCTAAGCTTGTCGTGGACATCCATCATGCTGATCAAATTGATCCGAAATTGGAAGAGTATTTGGTCAAACATCGCAGTATTGAAAGCGAAATACATCCTAATGATAATCGAGACACTTTGGATGCTCCAACCGTTGAAATTAATCAATCAGAGGCGCCAAAGGAAGAAACAGGTGTGGTCATGGAGTTATCATTAGAAGAAGAGGAAGCAGCAGTTCGTTACCATGGAAGGATCAGGAAGAGTGTTAATTACAATGAAGAGACTCTGGTTAATGTCAGTGAAATTAAAGAAGGAGCTGAGGATATTAGCCCTGTTGAATGTTCAATCATCAAGAAAGATGCAGAGGAATCCGTTGAAGATATTTGTGAAGACATAATTGGATCTTCACTAGTTTCTTCAACGAATCTTAACAAGGCTCTCCCTGAAGGGGAAAAATCTAGTTTAAGTGAAGAAGAGGTAAACACCTTTCCGTTACTCGACCAGGCAGAGGTGgaagttttccagaaaatcaATAAGAGGCGTAGAAGTCAGAAAGCGAAAAATAACATGGACCTAGATATAGCGAACATCATTGACGCAGATGATGAGTCTGCACACAGGCGCTCATCGCGCAAAAGGAGGTTTTTGAGAGATAAAGTTGAAGACGTTGATAGTCTCACAGATAAATCGATTGGTGAGGAGACTGTCGAACTGGTTTCCGAGTCATCGAATAGGGAACAATTGGTTGCAACTAAGCCAGAAGGAGATAATCCCACGGACAATGGAGAGGAAGTCGCTTTATCCGAGTCTCAAGAGCGACAAGTTGAGTTGGCGAAGCTCAACATTAAAGACTTGCTGTTTAGCAGCTTCGCGCCTACTTACTTGGATTCCAAGCAGGAGGATTTAAGCCAATCTAAGCAAGATGAAAGTTCTCTATCAAAGCTAAAGGAAAAGGATAAGCCTTCGAACAAAAAATCGGTGCTCAGTAAGAAGATGAGTATCAGCAATTTGGAGAACGTTTTGAGCACCTTCACCAAGAACAACACCTCCGAAGGGCTGTTCCAGGACATTCCCCCGCTAACAGAAATAATCACTAACTCGGAGATGGACATAGCTCCCGTGCTGGACGAGATCGACAAATCCTTGGAGAGCGAGGGCATTTACGATTTCTACGACGATTCCGCCAAGTCCCGGTTACCAGAGGAGGATTTTAAGGAGTCCAAGAGAAAACCCAGATCTGCTAAGCTTAAGGCACGGGAAAACATCCAGGAAGAAGTTCTTTCTGAATCCGAAACCTGCTCAATCAAGACCAAGAAGATTAAACGTAAGTTTTCTGAAGTGGAGGAGTCCCCGAAAGAACCAGTACTATCGCCAGCGGTGGACGCAACTGACGAGCCTCGAAGAAGCAGAAGAGGCAGTCGCAAAGTCGCTTCATATAACGAGAATGACCTAATCGATCCCATCATCGATGCTCTGGAAAACAGGAGAAACCGTCCTCGCAAGGAGAACAAAGCGCCTAAGAAGCCTGAAGCTCTGGAAGCGGAGCCTAAACCCAAATTAAGCAGTGAAGAGCTGTTTGATCTTCTGAAAAAATCCTCGTTTGAAAACGAGAGCGTGTTGACCTCTAAACCTATAAGTGCCTTCTCTGAGGTTTTGAACGAGGACAGCTCCAACAGCGCCTCGCGCGGTCTCACGGACGGGGACTTTGATGTCCAAGAGAGTCTTTCTGAGTCCGGAAAGACCCAATACGCAAATAAAATCTACGAGTTCACTGAAGACAGCCCAGAAAACTCCACCAAAGACTTCTTTGGAATCAACAAAAAGTACCACAAGCTCGATAACAACGACACGAGTTCGTTAGCTGAAAAGAAGGAGGAGAAAAACTACTGCGAGATCTGCAAGAAGTCTTTTATCAGACTGGAGAACTTGGTGAAGCACAAGACCACCCTCACCCATATTTCTAAGTTGTCGGAGTTGGAGGCCAAGGAGGCGGAGGAAAAGGCGAGGCTTGAAAAAGAGAATATAGCGCAAGCCCCCGAAGGGGAGAACTTGAGGAAGTTCATGAGTATCACTGACATATTGCAAACTAGCGATCGTTCAGAGATGAAATTTCCAGAAACATCACCCGCGTTGACCAACAGCAACTCTCTGAAGCTGGTGGACATCATCAGTGATGTGCTCAACAAGCCAGTTACTGACGACTTCAAGAGGATCGACAAAGAGGGCTTTAATGACAGAAACGAGTCACTAGATGGTAGCAGAAGATACAAAAGTCTCGGGGAAAGGAAAAGCTTCGAGTCTGATCAACTGAGCCATTCACATTACCTCCCTCCAACCCTCACCCAGACCACAAtattagaaaatcaaattaatctGCTTGAAAATATCATCGGAACCAACTTGGCCAACACGAGTTTCGCCGTGGATGAGACTTCGAACATATCGAACATATCTGATGAGCTGAGCAATCACGATGATTTCGTGAAACCTTCGCAATACGAGGAGATTTCTGAGGACTCAAAAATCACCGAGGAGCAAAACAAGAGGAAAATCCTGAATAGGGACGAGGAACTGTTCTTGGAGTGTTGCAGCCTCCTGAAGAGCGGTTCGGAAGTCTCCAATTCCAATTACTCCAAAAAACCGGTGGACGATGTAAAAGGAGACGAGTCTAAGCTGGTGCAGGCCGCAGAAGATGCGCATGAGTACTCGGACAACTCTAGGACTCCCACTCCTTTAGGAGACACCTTTGACGATGACGCCTCGAATTCCAACACGATCTCTTCGAACTGGCACTTGAACTCCGAGAACCAGCAAAACCAGAGTTATTCATTTGAAGAGGTCAAGAGCAAGGAGGAAGCCGGGATTACTTTCAGCGAGGTGTTGACTCAAGGGTTGCGTAACCAGTTTCAGGGCCTTTCTAAGATGTGCGACAGCTTTGAAGGGTCTTTGAATGATTTGGCTCAAGAGCGGAAGGAGGATAGCGATGGGTCTAAGGTCGCGACCAAGGGGGCCAGGAAGGTTTACGAGGGGCTGAAAGTCTCCATCCCCACTGAGGACATTAATCTTGACGTGTTGAATGGAAGTAAGAAGTCTTTGTCTGCGGAGGAGGACATCAAGACCAAAACTAGGAAGTCTAAGCCTGTGAAGAAGGCTCAAGTCGGCATTAATCTGCTGTTTAAAATCAACAAGAAGAAGCTGACGCCCTCGGAAAAACAGCAGGATATTTATAACTTCGATGAGAGCGCCATAGAACATTCCGATTTGTTTGCTCAAGGAAATGATGAGAAGAACTTGAGCGACAATGAGAGCTTGGGCTATGCAGATTCCATCGGAGCGGACGCCAAGTCGCTCTCGAGCGCCTCATCAATTTCCGCTTTATCGGCCAAAAAACCTGAACCGTCCCCGGAGAATATCACGAAAAAGAAGTACAAAATTATGGgcaaaatcttcaaaaacgCTGCCAGGAGCAAGATCGAAGACGAAGTTGAGGCGGAGCTGAGGAACATCCCGGAAATCCCCGAGATGGACAATTTGGAGTTGGTGGAAAATTACGTGCGAAGTTGCCAGAGAGTTAAAAGTCCTTTCCTGCCGCCTCCCCCGCCTCCTCCGTTGGAGGACTTGCCTAAAAAGCCCAAAATGACTGAAGAGGAGATGAACTTGCTCTTCGATCGGCTGATAGGGAAAGATATTAGTGAGAAGCCGACGGATAAGGGGACTGTTAATAAACAACCTCCGGTAAAAGCCAACAAAAGCAGTGAAGGGAAAAAGAGGGCCATTAAGGGGAAGGCGCGTAAGAGGGCCAGGGCCAACTCCGAGTCTTCGGGGGATGAATTTAACATCAGCAAGACTACCAAGAAGCGatccaaaaaaaacaatgaagaGGACTCTGGAATCAACCTCGAACTAGAGCTCAAAGAGTGCATTGGAGTGGCCAGCAGGAAGAGCCAGCGCACCTGCACTAGCGGCAAGCAAAACATTCTGGTCGAGTATTGGAGCTCTGATGAAGAAGCCTTTGAGGCCATGCTCGAAAACAATCGGATCCCCTCAGTAAAGCGCGCAGTAGAACTGGAACCTAAACCCCCACCAGAAACTGCAATAGTTACGACGCCCGTAGAGAACCTTGCCAAACCCAAACTAACCAAAAAGAAGCCCCAACACTTGAGAAAAAAACCGAAAGTCTCCAACAACCCAGAGGGAAACTCGAGTTCGAACCCCGCATCTAACAGGAGAAAGAGGACCGCCGCCAATCCTTTGTATCACTGGTCGAGCTCGAGTGAGGACGAGTCGCAGTCCTTGATTGAAATTAAGCCCATCAGAGAAGAGGACGATTACGACGAGGACAGGCCGGTGCAGCATGGCTGGATAGTGGGAGATTCCCCCAAGAAACTTGTCACCATGTTGGCCTTAACGAAGGGAAAAAAGAGCGATGTGGTAAGTGTGAAGGAACAGGGCAAGAAACGGACCTCGAACGCTGCCAGCTGA